The following is a genomic window from Rutidosis leptorrhynchoides isolate AG116_Rl617_1_P2 chromosome 8, CSIRO_AGI_Rlap_v1, whole genome shotgun sequence.
ACCATGGTAGACTAACAATTAAGCATCAACAATAATACTTAACACTCTAATTTGGCTCGAAATCAAAAACTCCCAAATTGGATGAACCCTATTTCAAAGTTGAAATCTGTGTAACTAAGCATGCAAAACATGTTAATCAACAACAATGTAGTCTAAATTCATCAACAAATTGAACATTAACATCATAATACAAGCATAATCTACTAATTAAGCATAAAGAGAAAAATTGTAAAAATCACCCAAATCATGTTAAAGAACGAATTAAAATGATAGATTCTTAGTTTTCCCATGTTATATGATGAAGATTTGCAAGAAAATTGATGTAATTTGAAGTTATGGGTCGATTTATGGTGATTAGGGTTATGGATGCGCCGCTATTAGAGAGAAAAGTGGAGTGGGTGTGTAAAAGTGAGGTTTGGTTCGTGCAGAATTGTTTAAGTACCAGACCAAAAAGTGCCGCTTTTAACCCAGGTGCGCCGCTCTTGGCGAGAGCAGAAGCGGCGCTTTTAGAGAAAAAGCGTCGCTCGTAGACACCCAAAAGCATCGCTTCGAGATACAAAAGCGTCATTCTTGGCTACTGATCAAAATTGGTTCCAAAACACAGGTTAAAACGTTACTCTTGAAACAAGAGCATCGCTCTTGTCAAGTAAAAAGCGCTGCTGCTTCAACAAAAGCGCCGCTTTTGCACCTGATTGCAGTTTTTCTCATTTTTAAGCGCAGTTTAACCAATTAACAAACTATTTTTAGATTTTTCAATTTAACAAAGTGTAGAAAAGTTAACTAGAtacaaaaataactaaataaagagAATATCATACAATCCTACATGCAATGCAATTAAAGAAAAGTATAAACAAGGTTGTGGAAATTGTTTAacgagtctatcacccgactcAATTTCCACTTGGGTTTTAGCTAACACCGGGGTGGTAGACCTCCCCTCCCCTTGAACTAAGGGAACCATTACCTTGACCACTTTTATTCATTAGCAACATTACCCAATCATTAATCGCCTTGGTCTCCTTGATTAACTCCAAAAGTTTGCATTTTTCATGTTTTGACAAGTTTGATACTAAACATTTTCTCACCTTCTCATCCTTTTGGGATGAGACATGATGAATTTAGCCATATAACTTTCTCATTGACTTATCAAgaatatcatttttatgattaagcTTACTTGGGACTTTTCGGGTCAAACCACCACCACATCTAGTTGGTGAACCAACTCGTTTTAGGCTTGTAGTACATTGCACACTAGCAACAACTTGTTGTGTGATTGAAGGTTTTGGTGGTAAATTAACCATTTTTCTCTTAATGCTTGCACATTTTCCTTTGTCTTTAAGGGTCAACTTCCCGgttctaaagtcaaagaaagaaCCTGCGGTTGCCAAAAATGGCCTTCCCAACACTAGGGGTACAACCGGGTCTTCCTTTATATCAAAAATTACAAAATTGGTTGGAAATTCCATGTCCCCTACCTTAACAACTAGGTCCTCAGCGATCCCCACGCTAGGGTTAATTGTTTGGTCAATTAATTTCACTCCCATTTTGGTAGGTGAAAGGTCTCCTAGTACGAGTTTTATATAAATGGATAAGGGCATGaagtttatgctagcccccaatTCGGATAATGACATAAATGGTTCCGAACCGTTTACTTTGCATGGTATTAGGAAAGGTCCGGGATCACCCATTTTAGTTGGTTAGTTTTGTTTTCTCAAAATTCCAT
Proteins encoded in this region:
- the LOC139863995 gene encoding uncharacterized protein, whose product is MGDPGPFLIPCKVNGSEPFMSLSELGASINFMPLSIYIKLVLGDLSPTKMGVKLIDQTINPSVGIAEDLVVKVGDMEFPTNFVIFDIKEDPVVPLVLGRPFLATAGSFFDFRTGKLTLKDKGKCASIKRKMVNLPPKPSITQQVVASVQCTTSLKRVGSPTRCGGGLTRKVPSKLNHKNDILDKSMRKLYG